From Toxorhynchites rutilus septentrionalis strain SRP chromosome 2, ASM2978413v1, whole genome shotgun sequence, a single genomic window includes:
- the LOC129766979 gene encoding uncharacterized protein LOC129766979 — translation MELFVYFCSVGNLFCLWCRSLRNKSMDLDGNNDFEEINAEYIESEYDTDKDEDKSRWGASETSGDEIFVRVLKLYGKVLLEKSQVPEVKRKKKTALKVVEEQLLIQYGISMSGKQISKKM, via the exons atggagttgtttgtttatttttgtagCGTTGGAAATTTATTCTGCTTGTGGTGCCGTTCGTTGCGAAATAAAAGCATGGATCTGGACGGTAACAACGATTTTGAAGAAATAAACGCCGAGTATATCGAGAGCGAATACG ATACTGACAAAGATGAAGATAAATCTCGCTGGGGAGCAAGTGAAACAAGCGGAGATGAAATATTCGTCAGAGTTTTGAAACTTTATGGAAAGGTTCTTTTGGAGAAAAGTCAAGTTCCTGAAGTGAAACGTAAAAAGAAAACTGCGCTAAAAGTGGTAGAAGAACAGCTTCTGATTCAGTACGGGATTTCGATGTCTGGAAAACAGATaagcaagaaaatgtaa
- the LOC129767430 gene encoding uncharacterized protein LOC129767430, whose translation MRLSLTFGILVLCIVSTVHKTECSAQQIKAQPAQFSNAHSSEEQAKDSSPAAAGNVAYRARPSYAQQYSSEEEDDEPQPTFSRRQHPSQQLQQQDKKSKKPTYSSEELEVEEPDRLSMLLEKSDFHCTGRTTGYYADESLGCEVFHYCQENQKHSWICPEGFSFHQVHLICMPPSNDNICDQSSKYHFVNDYLYKPINMEEHMSKPNVTLRYSERYYPENFYVDERHYDYERQQRGQEERRQPVQQKPQSYQAPQQQNIRKPAYSNGPTTPSYRIVSSPSPTHQAAYRNPEEINISLQQRRPSYTQTTQRYDDEEEYGSYERK comes from the exons ACTCTCGCTCACGTTCGGGATATTGGTCCTGTGTATCGTCTCGACGGTGCACAAAACTGAATGCTCGGCCCAGCAGATCAAAGCTCAACCCGCACAGTTCAGTAATGCACACAGCTCGGAGGAGCAGGCCAAAGATTCCTCTCCAGCAGCGGCAGGTAACGTAGCGTACCGAGCGCGTCCTTCCTACGCGCAACAGTATAGTTCAGAAGAGGAAGACGACGAACCCCAGCCCACCTTCTCCAGACGGCAGCATCCGTCACAGCAGCTACAGCAGCAGGATAAGAAGAGCAAGAAACCCACCTATTCGAGCGAAGAATTAGAGGTCGAGGAGCCGGACCGACTGTCAATGTTGCTGGAGAAATCCGATTTCCACTGCACGGGACGCACGACCGGCTATTACGCCGACGAAAGTCTGGGCTGTGAAGTGTTCCATTATTGCCAGGAAAACCAGAAACACTCGTGGATTTGTCCCGAGGGTTTCAGTTTCCACCAGGTACATCTCATCTGTATGCCACCGTCCAATGACAACATCTGTGACCAGTCCTCGAAGTACCACTTCGTCAACGATTACCTCTACAAGCCAATCAACATGGAGGAGCATATGTCGAAGCCGAATGTCACTTTAAG ATATTCGGAGCGCTACTACCCGGAGAACTTCTACGTCGACGAGCGTCATTACGATTATGAGCGCCAGCAGCGTGGCCAGGAGGAACGTCGCCAACCGGTCCAACAGAAGCCACAATCTTACCAGGCACCTCAGCAACAGAACATCCGGAAACCAGCGTACAGCAATGGTCCAACCACTCCATCCTACCGAATAGTGTCCTCGCCAAGCCCAACGCATCAGGCTGCCTACCGCAACCCAGAAGAGATCAACATCTCCCTGCAGCAAAGAAGGCCGTCGTACACGCAAACCACCCAACGCTACGACGACGAGGAGGAGTACGGAAGCTACGAGCGGAAGTAG
- the LOC129766980 gene encoding uncharacterized protein LOC129766980, whose product MGGIENPSVSKRCYGVSFGSTTSLAGPSISEDSTLYDVENMDETDPIPSTEEHLNDTLSTKIRTNVTQRAILEQQLKLIKAQQDYTAQLKVQQDERHKKEMELLALEKEVALLQFKMLRNNNYVELSNE is encoded by the exons ATGGGTGGAATAGAAAATCCCAGCGTGTCCAAAAGATGTT ATGGCGTTTCATTTGGGTCGACAACTTCACTTGCTGGTCCGTCAATTTCTGAAGATTCTACATTATATGATGTCGAAAACATGGATGAAACGGATCCAATTCCAAGTACTGAGGAACATTTGAACGATACTCTGTCGACGAAG atcaGAACTAACGTTACACAGCGAGCTATATTGGAGCAACAACTGAAACTGATAAAGGCACAGCAAGATTATACAGCTCAACTAAAAGTCCAACAGGATGAGAGACATAAAAAAGAAATGGAGCTGCTGGCACTGGAAAAAGAAGTAGCTCTACTTCAATTTAAGATGTTGAGAAACAATAATTATGTGGAATTGAGTAATGAATAA